One genomic region from Nitrospinota bacterium encodes:
- the ilvC gene encoding ketol-acid reductoisomerase, with translation MAIIYYDKDADLKHLAGKTVAIIGYGSQGHAHALNLRDSGVKVIIGLRPGSRFIASAQKEGLTVKTPAEVAKEADVIMFLAPDTSQKAIFENDVRPNMKKGAALAFAHGFNIHFGQIVAPEDADVFMVAPKGPGHLVRRVYTQGGGVPCLMAVEKNATGNAKNIALAYARGVGGTRGGVIETTFREETETDLFGEQAVLCGGVSELIRAGFDTLVNAGYQPEVAYFECLHELKLIVDLIHEGGIANMRYSISDTAKYGDITRGRRVINEDTRMEMEEILREIQDGEFAREWVLENQANRPVYNAVLRKDAEHPIEQVGEKLRGMMHWIGKKIED, from the coding sequence ATGGCTATCATTTATTATGACAAAGACGCGGATCTGAAACACCTGGCCGGCAAGACCGTGGCCATCATAGGTTACGGAAGCCAGGGCCACGCCCACGCCTTGAACCTGCGGGATTCCGGGGTGAAAGTCATAATCGGCTTAAGGCCTGGTAGCCGGTTCATCGCGTCGGCCCAGAAAGAGGGGCTGACCGTTAAGACCCCGGCGGAAGTGGCCAAAGAGGCGGACGTGATAATGTTCCTCGCCCCCGACACTTCGCAAAAGGCCATTTTCGAGAATGATGTGCGGCCAAACATGAAAAAAGGGGCGGCCCTGGCCTTCGCCCACGGGTTCAACATCCATTTCGGCCAGATCGTGGCTCCGGAGGACGCGGACGTTTTCATGGTGGCCCCCAAAGGGCCTGGCCACCTGGTGCGCCGGGTGTACACCCAGGGTGGCGGCGTGCCCTGCCTTATGGCTGTTGAAAAGAACGCCACCGGCAACGCCAAGAACATAGCCCTGGCATACGCCAGAGGCGTGGGCGGCACCCGCGGCGGCGTGATAGAGACCACCTTCAGGGAAGAGACCGAGACAGACCTGTTCGGCGAACAGGCCGTTCTTTGCGGCGGCGTATCGGAGCTTATCCGCGCCGGGTTCGACACCCTGGTGAACGCCGGTTACCAGCCAGAGGTGGCGTATTTCGAGTGTCTGCACGAGTTGAAGCTTATCGTGGACCTTATCCACGAAGGCGGCATAGCCAACATGCGTTACTCCATATCCGACACCGCCAAATACGGCGACATCACCCGTGGCAGGCGCGTGATAAACGAAGACACCCGGATGGAAATGGAAGAGATTCTCCGCGAGATACAGGATGGCGAGTTCGCCCGGGAATGGGTTCTGGAAAACCAGGCCAACCGCCCGGTGTACAACGCCGTGCTGAGGAAAGACGCGGAGCATCCCATCGAGCAGGTGGGCGAAAAACTGCGCGGCATGATGCACTGGATCGGCAAGAAGATCGAGGACTGA
- a CDS encoding GNAT family N-acetyltransferase, giving the protein MSGEEKISFDPAWQEKYRDMIMTPAQAVLKVRPGHRVFIGSGCAEPEELVRSLTRRSAELADIEIVHLVTHGVAPYATREMADHFTVNSFFIGDNVREIIQAGYGHYTPIFLSDIPRLMKSGQLRVDVALIQVSPPDEKGFCSLGVSVDIVKSAAENAGLVIAQVNPKMPRTLGDSFIHVYDLDILAPVDEPVIEVKPLEVTDVMRQVGENLSSLIEDGSTIEVGIGRIPQSILLFLKDKKDLGIHSEMFTDTLLELIGSGAVTGALKAIDRGKIVASFCIGSRKLYDYVHNNPMFYFRPTEYVNDSSIIGQLHKMVAINTAMEVDLTGQVCADSIGTKFYSGIGGQVDFNRGAARSPGGKVIIALPSTAKGGSISRIVSRLSPGAGVVTTRGGVHYVVTEHGVAYLHGKNIHERAMALISVAHPDHRERLLKEAIELKYVRPEMSEVEGKIWLSPQELKTSCLLDDGTQVTFRSIRPTDEHATRDLFYALSQETIYYRYMTHLTRISHRQLQNFVYIDHRHDVAIVGTVPDPSGEEIIAVGRYYLDPKSNRAEVAFVVRDQWQNRGLGKFMLKYLVSVARRNGIRGFTAEVLRENKSMQSVFNKSGLKIKSGLNEGVYSFELDFA; this is encoded by the coding sequence ATGAGCGGCGAAGAGAAGATTTCATTCGACCCTGCCTGGCAGGAAAAATACAGGGACATGATAATGACCCCGGCCCAGGCGGTTTTAAAAGTGCGGCCGGGGCACAGGGTTTTCATCGGCTCCGGATGCGCGGAGCCTGAAGAGCTGGTGAGGTCGCTCACCAGGCGAAGCGCGGAGCTGGCGGACATTGAGATAGTGCACCTGGTCACCCATGGCGTGGCTCCATACGCCACAAGGGAAATGGCGGACCATTTCACGGTGAACAGCTTCTTCATCGGCGACAACGTGCGGGAGATAATCCAGGCGGGATACGGGCATTACACACCCATATTCCTTTCAGACATACCGCGCCTTATGAAAAGCGGCCAGCTCCGGGTGGACGTGGCGCTTATCCAGGTAAGCCCCCCGGACGAGAAGGGTTTTTGCAGTCTTGGCGTTTCGGTGGACATCGTAAAAAGCGCCGCGGAGAACGCGGGGCTTGTTATCGCCCAGGTGAACCCTAAAATGCCCCGCACGTTGGGCGACAGTTTCATTCATGTGTACGATCTGGACATCCTGGCCCCGGTGGACGAGCCTGTCATAGAGGTTAAACCCCTTGAGGTTACCGATGTGATGCGCCAGGTGGGCGAAAACCTTTCGAGCCTTATAGAGGACGGATCCACCATAGAGGTGGGGATAGGCCGGATACCGCAAAGCATCCTGCTGTTCCTCAAGGATAAAAAAGACCTGGGGATCCACTCCGAGATGTTCACGGACACCCTGCTGGAGCTTATCGGGTCCGGCGCGGTGACAGGGGCGTTAAAAGCGATAGACCGGGGAAAGATTGTGGCCAGTTTCTGTATCGGTAGCCGGAAACTTTACGATTATGTCCACAATAACCCCATGTTCTATTTCCGGCCCACCGAGTATGTGAACGATTCGTCCATCATAGGCCAGCTCCACAAGATGGTGGCCATCAACACCGCCATGGAGGTGGACCTTACGGGACAGGTTTGCGCCGACTCCATAGGGACCAAGTTTTATTCCGGCATCGGCGGACAGGTGGATTTCAACCGGGGGGCGGCCCGGTCGCCGGGGGGCAAGGTCATAATCGCGCTCCCTTCCACGGCCAAGGGCGGATCCATATCCCGCATTGTCTCGCGGCTTTCGCCCGGGGCCGGTGTGGTTACCACCCGGGGCGGAGTGCATTACGTGGTTACGGAACACGGCGTGGCGTACCTGCACGGCAAGAACATCCACGAACGGGCCATGGCGCTAATATCCGTGGCCCATCCGGACCACCGCGAGCGGCTTCTAAAAGAGGCTATTGAACTGAAGTACGTTAGGCCGGAGATGTCCGAGGTGGAGGGGAAGATATGGCTTTCGCCGCAGGAGTTGAAAACATCCTGTTTGCTGGACGACGGCACGCAGGTCACGTTCCGCTCCATCCGCCCCACCGATGAACATGCAACCCGCGACCTTTTCTACGCGCTGTCGCAGGAGACCATCTATTACCGGTACATGACCCATCTTACCCGCATCTCCCACCGGCAGTTGCAGAATTTCGTGTATATAGACCACCGGCACGACGTGGCGATAGTTGGCACGGTGCCAGACCCGTCGGGAGAGGAGATAATCGCCGTAGGCAGATATTACCTGGATCCCAAATCGAACCGGGCGGAGGTGGCTTTTGTGGTGCGGGACCAGTGGCAGAACCGGGGGCTGGGCAAGTTCATGCTCAAGTATCTTGTGAGCGTGGCGCGGCGGAACGGCATCCGGGGGTTCACCGCCGAGGTGTTGCGGGAGAACAAGTCCATGCAGTCGGTGTTCAACAAAAGCGGGCTTAAAATAAAGAGCGGGCTTAACGAAGGGGTTTACAGCTTCGAGCTGGATTTCGCCTAG
- a CDS encoding phosphatidylserine decarboxylase family protein has product MKLPIASEGLMFIIPLALLALFLLMLGWGKTGVVVCLLLAFVVFFFRDPERVAPPGEGLILAPADGKVVKIDTAYQSPDHPKGSVCVSIFLSVFNVHVQRVPLAGKIVRKFYNKGKFLAAWDHKASLDNEQTLITMETAAGVIGVKQIAGLIARRIVTWVNVGQELAAGERFGLIRFGSRVDLIMPAGVEVVSKIGDNVAAGETVMARYSPVAK; this is encoded by the coding sequence ATGAAATTGCCGATAGCCTCCGAAGGGCTGATGTTTATCATCCCCCTGGCGCTTTTAGCGCTGTTCCTGTTAATGCTGGGTTGGGGGAAGACGGGCGTAGTGGTTTGTCTTCTCCTGGCGTTCGTGGTGTTTTTCTTTAGGGATCCGGAGCGCGTGGCGCCTCCCGGCGAGGGGCTTATACTGGCCCCCGCCGACGGCAAGGTGGTGAAGATAGACACGGCGTACCAAAGCCCCGACCATCCCAAGGGCTCGGTGTGCGTTTCCATTTTCCTCTCCGTGTTCAACGTGCATGTCCAGCGGGTTCCGCTGGCTGGGAAAATTGTCCGCAAGTTCTATAACAAGGGCAAGTTCCTGGCCGCGTGGGACCACAAGGCCAGCCTGGACAACGAGCAGACCCTTATAACAATGGAGACCGCCGCCGGTGTAATTGGCGTAAAGCAGATCGCGGGGCTTATCGCCCGGCGGATAGTTACATGGGTGAACGTGGGGCAAGAGCTTGCGGCGGGTGAGCGGTTCGGCCTTATACGGTTCGGCTCCCGGGTGGACTTGATAATGCCCGCCGGTGTGGAAGTTGTCAGTAAAATCGGAGATAACGTGGCCGCCGGTGAAACGGTAATGGCCAGATATTCACCTGTGGCGAAATAA
- the ilvN gene encoding acetolactate synthase small subunit: MRHTISVLVENKFGVLARVAGLFSGRGFNIETLSVAPSLDPSTSRMTIVTRGDDAIIEQITKQLNKLIDVIKVNDFMDDEEYVVREILMVKVNAEPDNRAEILRMTEIFRGKVLDVSPKTYTIEITGSESKLNAFLEMIKPLGLLEIARSGKVAMARGKKSLG; the protein is encoded by the coding sequence ATGAGACACACCATATCAGTGCTGGTAGAGAACAAGTTCGGCGTGCTGGCCCGGGTGGCGGGCCTTTTCTCGGGCCGTGGGTTCAACATTGAAACCCTGTCCGTTGCCCCGTCGCTGGACCCGTCCACCTCCCGCATGACCATCGTCACCCGGGGGGACGACGCCATAATCGAGCAGATAACAAAACAGCTCAACAAGCTGATAGACGTGATAAAAGTGAACGACTTCATGGACGACGAGGAATACGTTGTCCGGGAGATACTTATGGTTAAGGTTAACGCCGAGCCGGACAACCGCGCGGAGATCCTCCGGATGACGGAGATATTCCGCGGCAAGGTGCTGGACGTGTCGCCGAAGACTTATACCATTGAGATCACGGGGTCGGAGAGCAAACTGAACGCTTTCCTTGAGATGATAAAACCCCTGGGGCTTCTGGAAATCGCGCGGAGCGGCAAAGTGGCCATGGCCCGCGGAAAAAAGTCCCTGGGCTGA
- the pssA gene encoding CDP-diacylglycerol--serine O-phosphatidyltransferase — MEPETESQQSEPPANNNGGEGRLAAFGNIRKGIYIVPSLITSASFFCGFYAIIASINADFYIAAWMIILAIFFDGLDGRIARATGATTNFGVEYDSLSDLMSFGAAPGILMYNWVLQPFGRLGWMAAFLFVICGALRLARFNTQTSETRKDRFVGLPIPAAAGLLAAVVLLTRGALDVDRAPAVLVMIATYILALLMVSNIPYRNFKQVDLARKKPFQLLMGVLLFAFVVAQFPHHMLFAMGVAFAIHGPIEWYWARRNDPITESLLSLLGMGKS; from the coding sequence ATGGAACCGGAAACAGAAAGTCAGCAGTCCGAACCGCCCGCCAATAATAATGGCGGGGAAGGGCGTTTGGCGGCTTTTGGCAATATCAGGAAGGGGATTTACATAGTCCCCAGCCTGATAACGTCGGCATCTTTCTTCTGCGGGTTTTACGCGATCATCGCCTCCATCAACGCGGATTTTTACATAGCCGCCTGGATGATAATCCTGGCGATTTTCTTCGACGGGCTGGACGGGCGCATAGCCCGCGCCACCGGAGCCACCACCAATTTCGGCGTGGAGTACGACTCCCTTTCGGACCTTATGTCCTTCGGCGCCGCGCCGGGCATTTTGATGTACAACTGGGTGCTACAACCGTTCGGCAGGCTGGGCTGGATGGCCGCGTTTTTGTTCGTGATCTGCGGAGCGTTGCGGCTGGCGCGGTTCAACACCCAGACTTCTGAAACGCGCAAGGACAGGTTTGTGGGCCTGCCCATTCCGGCGGCGGCGGGCCTTCTGGCCGCCGTGGTTCTGCTTACAAGGGGCGCGCTGGATGTGGACCGGGCCCCGGCTGTGCTGGTGATGATAGCCACATATATCCTGGCCCTGCTGATGGTGAGCAATATCCCATACAGGAATTTCAAACAGGTGGACCTGGCCCGCAAGAAGCCGTTCCAGCTTCTGATGGGTGTTTTACTTTTCGCCTTCGTGGTGGCCCAGTTCCCGCACCACATGCTGTTCGCCATGGGGGTGGCTTTCGCCATACACGGACCCATAGAGTGGTATTGGGCCAGAAGAAACGATCCTATAACGGAAAGTCTGCTTTCACTGCTTGGGATGGGGAAGAGCTAG